In Juglans microcarpa x Juglans regia isolate MS1-56 chromosome 7D, Jm3101_v1.0, whole genome shotgun sequence, the following are encoded in one genomic region:
- the LOC121238203 gene encoding uncharacterized protein LOC121238203, giving the protein MIPRRECGYYDGIYVIWLDKIMLQETALVKGWDHAYCLNDNINDYMFEECVCLLLRVNLFKPLIVENQEDIYDDAEDYYPYKEEEDDLDEVCFSSSTNLFIGNRSWGDNGYVRLRRQEASALKHEAAVKMLKKAAATFGEVGPDVKPFL; this is encoded by the exons ATGATCCCCAG AAGAGAATGTGGGTATTATGATGGAATCtatgtgatatggttggatAAGATAATGCTTCAGGAGACGGCTCTGGTAAAAGGTTGGGATCATGCTTACTG CTTGAATGACAACATCAACGATTATATGTTTGAGGAGTGTGTCTGCCTACTTCTTAGAGTCAATTTGTTTAAACCTTTGATTGTGGAAAATCAAGAAGACATTTATGATGATGCTGAAGATTATTATCCATataaggaggaagaagatgatttaGATGAAGTTTGCTTTAGTAGTTCAACAAATCTTTTCATTGGTAATCGAAGCTGGGGAGACAATGGATATGTCAGGTTAAGACGCCAAGAAGCGAG TGCACTCAAACACGAAGCAGCTGTAAAGATGCTGAAGAAAGCAGCAGCAACATTTGGTGAGGTTGGGCCGGACGTGAAGCCATTTCTGTAA
- the LOC121240100 gene encoding ankyrin repeat-containing protein P16F5.05c produces the protein MGMEANSAEQTPAETTPEHVDALLEAARYDDLDDLVSLASVGVPLDSRDSLGRTALHMAAANGHLNIIEYLIGRGVDLNAFNEEKNTPLHWACLNGHLEVVKKLILAGANVSVLNSYEKTPMDEAASRGKMDIIDAINEAVAQVELTGIRVS, from the exons ATGGGAATGGAGGCAAATTCAGCGGAGCAGACACCTGCAGAGACGACGCCAGAGCATGTAGACGCCTTGCTTGAA GCTGCTAGATACGATGATCTCGACGACCTCGTTAGTTTAGCGTCTGTTGGTGTTCCCCTTGATTCCAGGGACTCGCTCGGCCGAACAG CACTTCATATGGCTGCAGCTAATGGACATCTTAACATCATAGAATATCTTATCGGTAGAGGAGTG GATCTTAATGCTTTTAATGAAGAGAAGAATACACCTCTTCATTGGGCTTGCCTCAATGGGCATCTTGAG GTGGTTAAGAAACTGATATTGGCAGGAGCAAATGTGAGTGTATTAAACAG CTATGAGAAGACTCCAATGGATGAGGCCGCAAGTAGGGGTAAAATGGACATCATTGATGCTATTAATGAAGCAGTGGCACAAGTTG
- the LOC121238207 gene encoding uncharacterized protein LOC121238207, protein MFEECVCLLLRVNLFKLLIVENQEDIYDDAEDYYPYKEEEDDLDEVCFSSSTNLFIGNRSWGDNGYVRLGRQEVRPIYQPNFQDSSVGPSQKPKEAVESATGSRTISALKHEAADKDAK, encoded by the coding sequence ATGTTTGAGGAGTGTGTCTGCCTACTTCTTAGAGTCAATttgtttaaacttttgattgtGGAGAATCAGGAAGACATTTATGATGATGCTGAAGATTATTATCCATataaggaggaagaagatgatctaGATGAAGTTTGCTTTAGTAGTTCAACAAATCTTTTTATTGGTAATCGAAGCTGGGGAGACAATGGATATGTTAGGTTAGGACGCCAAGAAGTGAGGCCAATCTATCAACCAAATTTCCAGGACTCTAGTGTAGGTCCATCCCAAAAACCTAAGGAGGCTGTGGAAAGTGCAACTGGGTCACGGACTATTAGTGCACTCAAACACGAAGCAGCTGATAAAGATGCTAAATAA